The segment TCAATAATCACATTGTCAAGGCTTGGCACCTTCGTTTCTGATCTGAACGGTTACGATTTTTGAACAATTCAGGAAGTTCCGCATCGGTTTTCTCGTGTCTCTTGAGACAGGATGCCCAGCCAAGGGCGAAAGCGTTGATCCATTTTTCGCGGATCTCGGCAATAAAATCGTCAAAATTGGGCTGTGTTTCGGGACGTGGGCTACTGGATCGCGCTTCCACCACCCAGATGGCGGGGGGATTTTTTTTGCGGTTCTTCAAAAGCAGGAATTCCGCAATCTTGACTTCATCTTTAATTTTCCGATAGGTTTCGCTTTTTTCAACAGGGAAGCAGGTTCCTTCCGGGTATGGGCCGAAGGTCATGCAATCCAACTGGGCGAGGGGTCCAAAATTGTTGAGCCTCACACGATTGAGCATGGGGAATTTCCTTCTTTGCGTGGATCCGATTCATGGTTTGAAATGAATTTTCTTTCCACCCCCCACGCCACCCCCTGAATGATCAACCAGGAGAGCAGCATCGACACCAGCACATGGCTGAGGAAATGAGCGCCTTTCATCATTTGGTAGATCCCCATGATCCAGCCTAAGCTGATGCCGAATCCCAGTCCGAGCCACTGCCGGCGCCGGGTGGAAAAAAGGAAAAACAAGGCCATGAAGGCAAATCCCCCGGAGGGGTGACCGGCGGGATAACATTTGCCGGGGCGTACGGCGGGGAAATCGGCAGGCTGGGTGTCCAAAACCGGGACAAAAGGCAGGGTGCCCCCGTAACGGGTCAAAGACCAGGGGCAGTGGACGTTGGTGACATTTTTCAAACTGGAGATTGTTCCGGGCACCAGGATCAGCGACAACAGCAACACCATCAAAGGACGGCGGCAAGGAATCAACGACGGAGATTTCCGGGACCACAACAACGCGACCAGAATGCCGATGGCCACCAGCACCACCGCCCACTTGGCGCCGGTATAAAAGATCACCCGGGGCCAGTAGGCCTCCTTGTCGATCCACCAGCGCCCGACCTCGAAGGTGTAAAAAAAATCCTGCACCCGCAGATCCAGGGTTGTGGTCTCGGCCACCAGCAGGACCAGGGCCAGCAGGGCCAGGGTCCATCCGAAAGAACGTCCCAAGGTCACGGAATCCTCTTGTCGAGTCCTTTTTTACGCATGGTATTGGCGGTCTGATAGAAGGAGATCGCATCCTTCAAGCCTTGGGGATCTTCCTGCTTGAGCCGCTCCTGACGCTCCCGGCCCCATCCCCGGACAAATTGATAAAAACTGGATTGGTTTTGGGGACTGAGTACCGTCAGTCGATCCCCGGTGATCATCCCGAGCTTCTGATAGGTGCCGATGAAGGCGCGGCGGGACTCCGGAGGGGTCTTGAAGATGTCCTGGCCGAAAAAGCGGCTCGGATAGCTGAAATTCAGCAGCCCCAGCACCGTGGGGGTGATGTCGATCTGACTGGTCAACCCCTCTTCCAGTCGCGGCGCGATGTGGCGCGGGGCGTGGATCATCAGTGGAATGTGATAACGATTGACTGGCAGTTCGGTTTTTCCGGCGCTGCCGGCGCAGTGGTCGGCGGTGATCACGAAAACCGTGTTGTCGAACCAGGGACGCTGTTTGGCCCGGGCCAGAAAATCCCCGATGGCCCAGTCGGTGTATTTGACTCCTCCTTGCCGCCCTCCGGGGGAGGGAATGTCGATGCGTCCCGCCGGATAGGTGAAGGGACGATGATTGGAGGTGGTCATGACAAAATAATAAAACGGTTTGCCGTCGGCGAAAGCCCGGTCCGCCTCGCGGATGGTCCGCTTGAACAGATCCTCGTCTGCCACGCCCCAGATGTTTTCGTGGCTGATTTCACTGGCATCCAACTGGGTGCGGTCCACCACATCGAAGCTGTTGTGGCCGAAGAAGTGATTCATGTTGTCGAAATAACCATAACCCCCATAGATGAAACGGGTATCATAACCCCGCTGGCGGAACAGATATCCCGAAGAGAACAGATCCTCGTTGTTGGGTCGTTTCACCTTGCTGCGTCCCGGGGTGGGGGGGACAGAGAGTACCAGACTCTCCATGCCCCGGTCGGTTCGGTTGCCGGTGGCGTAGAGATTGGTGAAGGTGAGAGACTCCTTGGCCAGACGGTCCATGTTCGGGGTCAATCCTTCCGGATTGCCGAAAAAGCCCAGATACTCCGCGCTCATGGATTCGATGGTCAACTGGATGACGTTGAGGCGCTTTTCCGGTCCCGGATTGGTGATGGTGCGGGCAATGTCCAGGGGGTCGGAATGGGGGAGAGGCTTGGCGTCCGGGGTGGAGAGCAGCAGTTCCCGCACCCGGGCGGCGGTCTCTTTTTCATCCCGCTGGAGATAGAAACGTTCGTACTCCAGTTCGTTGTGGATGAAGGCCGAAAACAGGGCGTAGATGCCGTTTTTGGCCAGTTCGTTGTGAAAACGGTTGCCGGAGACTTCGGAAAGGGAAGAATCCACCACCATGAAACACACCGGCGGCAGCAGCAGAAAGAGCGCCCCCTGTCTGAGCCGTTGCCGGAAGGTGGTGATGGCCGCAAAATCCGGTTGCAGCCAACCGGCCCGCCAGACCCCGCCGAAAATGAGCAGGGTGACCGCCAGGATGGCGGCCAGCAGCAGGGGCACAGGATAGGATTGACGGATGTTGCCGATCACCTCGTGGGTGTAGACCAGATAATCCACGGCGATGAAATTGAAGCGTACCCCGAACTCGTCCCAGAAAATCCACTCCGCGACCCCGTTGAACACCAGGATGTACAGCGCCACCCCATACCACAGATAATAAACGACCCGATGCAGCCGATGGTTGAAGATACGGTCCGGCAGGGCCGTCAGGTAGAGGGTGAAGGGGATGGAAAAATACAGGGCCGCCAGGAAGTCATAAAAAAGACCGCTGGCCAGAATCAGCAGCAATCCCCCCGGCGAGGGGTCCAGGGTATCGAAGGTCTTGACCCCCAACACCAGGCGGATGACCATCGAGATGGCCAGAAACAGTCCGATGAACAGATACAGCCCGCCAAACCGTCTGGACAGCAGACGGGAGCTGTGGGAAACGGTTGGGCCGGGCAGTGGAGTGGTCATGGGGTGGCGGCAGGCTCAGCAGGTTGTTTTTCCCGGTAATCGCATCCTTCCACCGCGCAGAGATGTTCGGTGCCGTAACGTTTGGTGATCTTTTCGGTGATGAAGGGCGCGCCGCACTTGGGACAGGGCGTATCGGCGATGGGTTTGTTCCACAGGGCGTTTTTGCACTTGGGATAGCCGGAACACGAATAGAAAATCTTGCCCCGACGGGATTTTTTCTCCAGAAAGGTGCCCTTGTTGCACATGGGACAGGACACGCCGGTATCCCGGGGTTTTTCCAACGGCTGGATGTTGCGGCAGTCGGGATAGCCGGAACAGGCCAGATATTTGCCGAAACGACCTTCCTTGATGAGCATCGGTTTGCTGCACTTGTCGCACAACTGGTCCGACATCTCGGGGGGGGCGACGGGGGTTTCCTCTTCGCCTTCTTTTTTGATGTTCTGGGTGAAACGGCACTCCGGATAGTTGGAACAGGCCAGAAACCGACCAAAACGTCCCAGCTTGATGAACAGCGGTTGGCTGCACTCCGGGCATTTTTGATCCGTGGCTTCGGTGGTGATGTCGGAGCGATTGGTGGTGCTTTCCTTTTCGTCGATCTGGCTTTTGAAGGGAGTCCAGAAGGAGTCCAGCAGGGGAACCCAGGCCATCTCGCCGCGGGACACGGCGTCCAGGTCGTCCTCCAGATGGGCGGTGAAGTGATAATCCACATATTTTTCAAAGTGTTCAACCAGAAACCGGTTGACCACCTCCCCCACGTCCTCGGGCACGAACTTGCGCTGGTCGAGCTTGACGTAGCCCCGTTCCTGAAGCGTGGACATGGTGGGGGCGTAGGTGGAGGGACGACCGATGCCATAACTTTCCAGGATTTTCACCAGCGACGCCTCGGTGTAACGCGGCGGCGGTTCGGTGAAATGCTGGTGAGGAGCCACCGCGGTCATGGTGAGGGGATCCCCGGTCTCCAGAGGCGGAAGCATGGTATCGGTTTCGTCTTCGTTGCGTTCTTGTTCCGGGGTGGCGTCCTGGCTTTCGCTGTAGACCTCCATGAAGCCGGAAAAGGCCACCGAAGAGCCGGTGGCCCGCAGCAGATAGGGCGCCTTGGGATCGTTGATTCCCACCGACAAGGTGGCGGCCACCTGATCGATCTGGGCCGAGGCCATCTGACAGGCCATGGTGCGCTTCCAGATGAGTTCGTACAGCCGGAAGCCGTCCCGGTCGAGATGCTTGCGGACTTTTTC is part of the Magnetococcales bacterium genome and harbors:
- a CDS encoding phosphatase PAP2 family protein, with translation MGRSFGWTLALLALVLLVAETTTLDLRVQDFFYTFEVGRWWIDKEAYWPRVIFYTGAKWAVVLVAIGILVALLWSRKSPSLIPCRRPLMVLLLSLILVPGTISSLKNVTNVHCPWSLTRYGGTLPFVPVLDTQPADFPAVRPGKCYPAGHPSGGFAFMALFFLFSTRRRQWLGLGFGISLGWIMGIYQMMKGAHFLSHVLVSMLLSWLIIQGVAWGVERKFISNHESDPRKEGNSPCSIV
- a CDS encoding sulfatase-like hydrolase/transferase, with the protein product MTTPLPGPTVSHSSRLLSRRFGGLYLFIGLFLAISMVIRLVLGVKTFDTLDPSPGGLLLILASGLFYDFLAALYFSIPFTLYLTALPDRIFNHRLHRVVYYLWYGVALYILVFNGVAEWIFWDEFGVRFNFIAVDYLVYTHEVIGNIRQSYPVPLLLAAILAVTLLIFGGVWRAGWLQPDFAAITTFRQRLRQGALFLLLPPVCFMVVDSSLSEVSGNRFHNELAKNGIYALFSAFIHNELEYERFYLQRDEKETAARVRELLLSTPDAKPLPHSDPLDIARTITNPGPEKRLNVIQLTIESMSAEYLGFFGNPEGLTPNMDRLAKESLTFTNLYATGNRTDRGMESLVLSVPPTPGRSKVKRPNNEDLFSSGYLFRQRGYDTRFIYGGYGYFDNMNHFFGHNSFDVVDRTQLDASEISHENIWGVADEDLFKRTIREADRAFADGKPFYYFVMTTSNHRPFTYPAGRIDIPSPGGRQGGVKYTDWAIGDFLARAKQRPWFDNTVFVITADHCAGSAGKTELPVNRYHIPLMIHAPRHIAPRLEEGLTSQIDITPTVLGLLNFSYPSRFFGQDIFKTPPESRRAFIGTYQKLGMITGDRLTVLSPQNQSSFYQFVRGWGRERQERLKQEDPQGLKDAISFYQTANTMRKKGLDKRIP
- the topA gene encoding type I DNA topoisomerase, whose protein sequence is MTTLVIVESPAKAKTINKFLGKEYAVAATYGHIRDLPSKDGSVDTDNQFQMRYEVSSDSTKHVTELTRAAKDADMLLLATDPDREGEAISWHVLETLRSKKEIADIPCKRVVFHEITKKAILEAVANPRDIDMNLVNAQQARRALDYLVGFNLSPLLWKKVRRGLSAGRVQSVALRLICERENEIRAFKTREYWSISADVIRSVPGAESRPFVGRLVAAEGKKLNRFDIHNATRAEQLVRAIENQPLHVAAVEKKRVARNPSPPFITSTLQQEASRKLGFSARQTMMVAQKLYEGVEITTPDGSQETVGLITYMRTDSVQLASEAVNAMRTLIKERYGAEYLPKTLRKYKSSAKNAQEAHEAIRPTDPALLPEKVRKHLDRDGFRLYELIWKRTMACQMASAQIDQVAATLSVGINDPKAPYLLRATGSSVAFSGFMEVYSESQDATPEQERNEDETDTMLPPLETGDPLTMTAVAPHQHFTEPPPRYTEASLVKILESYGIGRPSTYAPTMSTLQERGYVKLDQRKFVPEDVGEVVNRFLVEHFEKYVDYHFTAHLEDDLDAVSRGEMAWVPLLDSFWTPFKSQIDEKESTTNRSDITTEATDQKCPECSQPLFIKLGRFGRFLACSNYPECRFTQNIKKEGEEETPVAPPEMSDQLCDKCSKPMLIKEGRFGKYLACSGYPDCRNIQPLEKPRDTGVSCPMCNKGTFLEKKSRRGKIFYSCSGYPKCKNALWNKPIADTPCPKCGAPFITEKITKRYGTEHLCAVEGCDYREKQPAEPAATP